From Bradyrhizobium sp. AZCC 1610:
CAAGGCGATGCTCGACCCGCTCGGCATCATGAACCCGGGCAAAGTGTTGTGAACATGTCAGAACCAAAGCCGGTCCCGCCACTCGCCATCGCGCCGATCGCGGACGCCGATGTCCCTGATGTCATCGCTCTGTGGCAGGCCTGCGGACTGACGCGGCCGTGGAACGATCCTGCCGCCGATATCGCGATGTCACGGCGCGAGCCGAATTCAGCGGTGCTGATTGGTCGTGAAGGAGACGCGATAGTGGCGACTGTCATGCTCGGCCATGACGGTCACCGCGGCTGGGTCTACTACGTAGCTGTCGATCCCGATCACCGCAAGAAAGGCTATGGCCACACGATCATGACCGCCGCCGAAACCTGGCTGCGCGCAGCCGGTGTCGCCAAACTGCAATTGCTGGTTCGACGCGAAAACGCCAAGGCAGGGGCATTCTACCAATCGATCGGCTACGCTGAAGCGCAGACCATTGTTTTTGCCAAATGGCTCGACGGCCGCGAGCCGACGCCATGACGGCGAAAGGAATTCGATGACCGTCTCCGATCGCGTCCGCGTCAAGAACGTCGAGATACTCTCCGACGACTACTACCTCTTGAAGAAGACCACATTCGAATATCGCCGCGCCAATGGCGAGTGGCAGACGCAAGCCCGCGAGACCTATGACCGCGGCAACTGCGCAACGGTGCTGCCGTACAATCTTGCGCAGCGCACCGTGATATTGGTGCGGCAGTTTCGCTATCCGGCCTATGTCAACGGCTACGACGATCTCCTGATCGAGGCTGCGGCCGGCGTATTGGACGGCGAAGCGCCCGAGGTGCGGATTCGCGCCGAGGCGGAAGAGGAAACCGGGTATCGGCTCGGCGACATCAGGAAGATCTTCGAAGCCTTCACGAGCCCGGGCTCGGTCACCGAGAAACTGTACTTCTTCGTCGCCGAGTACGATCCCTCGATGCGGATCGGCAACGGCGGCGGACTCGCCGATGAAGGCGAGGACATCGAGGTGCTGGAGCTGCCGATCGATCAGGCGCTCGCGATGATCGCCGACGGCCGCATCGTGGATGCGAAAACCATCATGCTGCTGCAATACGCGGCGCTGAATATTTTTCGATGAGCGTTCAAAACAACGACCCCTGCCCGTCATCCTCCGGCGCCGCCGTCGCCTTGCGCAGCGCGGCCTTCTTCGCAGGCTTCGGCTCTTCCGCCGCCCTCTCCTCGTCGGTGATCGGCAGCAGCAGTTGCGCGTCGTCATTGACGACGCGGTTGACGCGGGTGGAAATCTCGTGCCAGGCGAACTCGCCTTCGGCCGGCCCGCGCAACAGCGGCATGACGTCGTCGGCATCGTTGATCCGGCCGTCGAGCCAGCGCTCGAATTCCTCAGGCGCAATCGTCACGGGCACACGGTGATGCAGCACGGCGAGGTCGCGGCTGGCCGGTGCGGTGACGATGGCGACGCCGTCGGTCTCCTCGCCGTTCGGCCCCATCCAGGTTTCCGCAAGCGCGGCAAAGCTAACGGGACGGCCGTCGCGGCGATGGATGAAGAAGGGCCGCTTGCGGCCGCCGGCGTCCTGCCATTCGTAATAGCCGTCCGCCGGGATCAGGCAGCGCCGCCGCTTGATGGCGTTCTTGAATGCGGGCTTATCGAGAACCGTCTCGGAGCGCGCATTGATCAGCAGCGTAAATTTACGGGGATCTTTCACCCAGGCCGGCACCAGCCCCCAGCGCATCAGCCGGAAATGGCGGCCGCCATTTTCCAGGATGACAACCGGAACTGGCTGAGTCGGCGCGATATTATACCGCGGCGGGAAATTGGGCTGCTCGATATAGCCGAAGATCTGCCGAAGCGCCTCGGGCGGCGATGTAATAACGAAACGTCCGCACATTATCTGACCAGGATAAGCCTCTGTTCAACGTGTGTTAACCCCGGATGTTAACAGTGGGATAGATGACCTCAATGGCCGCCACAGAAGTGCGATCCGATCGCCCGATACCGCCACCGACGGGCCGCATTGACGACGCCCGTGCGGAGCAACTGCGCGCCGCCAATATCAATCCCCGCACCGGGCTCGCCACCGACTACCTGAACCATTTCAACGAAGCCATCATGCTGCTCGAAATGGTTCCGGACATGCCGGAATGCGCGGAGGATTTCCTCACCTGGACCCCGTTGTCCTACGCCGAGCATTTCTGGGCCTCCAATTTCAAGGCCCGCGACCTCGCGATCGAGGCCTATGAATGCGCCGACGCCAGGGTCCGTGCCAATTTCGACAATCTCACCGCTACCATGACCTCGATCCTGACCGCAGTAGGCCAGGCGATGCGCGAGGCCCAGCAGGACAAGACCCGCGCCACGCTGGCCGAGCAGGCCACCGCTTGGGTCAAGCCGCTGGTGGCGCTGGCCGGTGGCGTCATCAACGGCAACGCCGACAACGACGTCGAAGCGGTCATGTCGAACTAGCCGCCTCACGCTTCGCTGCTATCAGCCGCATTAGACCTGCGCGAACCGATCGGGCATGATCACAGCAAGTTCCCTGCTTACCGGATTCACCCCTTGGCTTCCCCTGTCCAGCCGACCCACCCCCAGCTCGCCGTCAGCGGCGCGATCTTCCGTGACGGCAAGGTCCTGCTGGTCCGCCGCGCCCGCTCGCCGGCCAAGGGTTTTTACTCGTTCCCTGGCGGCCGGGTCGAATTCGGCGAATCCCTGCACACCGCGCTTCACCGCGAGGTGGACGAGGAAACCGGCTTGAGAATCGAGATTCTGGGCCTGGCCGGCTGGCGCGAGGTGCTGCCCGGGGCCGGCGGCGGCGGGCACTACCTGATCATGTCGTTCGCGGCGCGCTGGACGGCCAGGGAGCCGGTCCTGAACGACGAGCACGACGATTTCAAATGGCTGGCGCCGGATGGGCTCGGCGATCTCAGGGTAACCGGCGGCCTCCGGGAGGTTATCGAGGCCGCCCGGAAGCTGGTCTAGGCGGTCCATTCCAGGGCTTCACACCTTGCCTCGGGCGTATGGAGGGGGCATATCGGCCCTCAAATGCTCAAGCACGCCCTCGCCGCCCTCATCCTCATCTCGGCATGCCATGTGGCCCCCGTGCGGGCCCAGGATGCCGCCGCGCCGTTTGACGGCGACCTGCAGCGGCTGGCCGAGATTCTCGGCACCCTGCACTATCTCCGGGGCATTTGCGGCTCCAATGAAGGGGCGAAATGGCGCAACGAAATGCAGGCGCTGATCGACGCCGAAACCCCGTCCGGCGACCGCCGCGCCCGCATGATCGCCGGCTTCAACCGCGGCTATAACGGCTTTCAGCAGACCTACCGGACCTGCACACCCGCAGCTTCGGTCGCGATCCGCCGATATATCGAGGAAGGTTCAAAGATCTCGCGCGACCTCACCGCGCGGTACGCGAACTGAATCATGGACGCGATCTATTTCGACCTCGACGGAACGCTGACGGACCCCAAGCCTGGGATTACCCGCTCGATCCAGTATGCGCTGCAGAGGCTCGATCATCCGACGATGCCAACCGAGGACGAACTGACCTGGTGCATCGGCCCGCCGCTGCGCGCGAGCTTTGTGAGATTGCTCGGCGGCGATCACACCGCCGATCGCGCGGTGGCGCTCTACCGTGAGCGATTTTCCGATGTCGGCCTCTATGAGAACGGCGTCTATGACGGCATCGGCGACGTGCTGACCACGCTCTGCGCCTCCGGCCACCGGCTGTTCGTCGCCACCAGCAAACCGCATGTGTTCGCCAAACGCATCATCGACCATTTCGGGCTGCGCGATCACTTCGAGCGCGTGTTCGGTTCCGAACTCGACGGCACCCGTGTGGACAAGTCGCATCTACTCGAATACGCGCTGAAGGAAGCTTCGGTCGATCCAGCCAAAACCCTGATGATCGGCGACCGCAGCCACGACATGGTCGGCGCGAAAAACAACGGCATGAAGGGTATCGGCGTGTTGTACGGCTACGGCAGCCGGGACGAGTTGCTGGAGGCCGGCGCGCATCATGTTTGCGCGACCCCGGGAGCGATCCTTGGTTGCATTACGTGAAACGAGCGGGAACTTTTGTGGCCGCCTGAAATTCGGGCAGCGCTGTTAACCCTTCCTAAAGATGTGGCTAGGCGAGCACGCCGCGCGTGCTACAGCTTGTCGCGTTAGGATGCGTTCCGCCCTGGTTCGCGCGCAGATTTCGTTGAGCTTCATGAACCGCCCAGCCACCTTCCCGATCGCCCGCGACCCGCTTCCCGATCACGAACAGAAGCAGACTGCCCTGAGCTACCTGAACGAAGCCTGGGCGGAAGCGCGGCACGAAGGCGTCGATGGCGACTGCCTCGCACAGGCGAGCCTGTTCACGGCGCTGGCCGAACTGGTCTCGACCTACGGCGAGGACGCGGTGGCGAAATTCGCGGAAGGTCTCTCGGCCCGCGTGCGCAACGGCGAGTTTTCGCTGGCGTTGGCGAAGCAGTAGAAACTCTCACGCCTTCAGCGTCTCCAGGAAACGCACCGGTTCGCCGGTTGACGGCGCCGTCACCTCACCCTGCCACATCACACGCTTGCCGCGCACGAAGGTGCCGACTGGCCAGCCGGTGACGCGCACGCCGTCATAGGGCGTCCAGCCGGCGCGCGAGGCCACCCATTTGTTGGTGATGGTCTCGCTGCGCTTGAGATCGACGATGGTGAAATCGGCGTCATAGCCCGCCGCGATGCGGCCCTTGCAGGCGATGTTGTAGAGCCGCGCGGGACCTGCGCTCGTCAGATCGACGAAGCGCGCCAGCGATAGCCGCCCGGCATTGACGTGATCCAGCATCAACGGCACCCAGCGTCTGCACCCCGGTCATGCCCGAGGGCGAAGCGGGATAGGTCTTGGCTTTTTCCTCCAGCGTATGCGGCGCGTGGTCGGAGCCGAGCACGTCGATGATGCCCTGCTCGATGCCGTACCAGATACCGTCGCGGTGATCGGCCGAGCGCACCGGCGGGTTCATCTGCGCGCGGGTGCCGAGCCGCTCGTAGCATTCGGGTGCGGCCATGGTGAGGTGATGCGGCGTCGCCTCGCAGGAGGCGACGTCCTTGTGATCTTTCAAGTATTCGATTTCCTGCTTGGTCGAGATGTGCAGGACGTGGATGCGTTTTCCCGTTTCGCGCGCAAGATTGACCAGCCGCTGGGTCGCCATCAGCGCCGCGGTCTCGTCGCGCCATACCGGATGCGAGCGCGGGTCGCCCTCGATGCGGAGCGGCTTGCGCTCGTTGAGGCGATACTCGTCCTCGGCGTGGAACGCGGCACGGCGGCGGATCACCTGGAAGATGCGTCGCAGGCTCTCGTCGTCCTCGACCAGCAGCGCGCCCGTCGAAGAGCCGATAAATACCTTCACGCCGGCGCAGCCCGGTGCGCGCTCCAGTTCAGGTAAATCCTGAACATTCTCACGCGTGCCGCCGATGAAGAAAGCAAAGTCGCAATGCATGCGATGATAGCCGCGCTTCACCTTGTCGGTGAAGTTGGCTTCCGTGACGGTCAGCGGATCGGTGTTCGGCATTTCGAATACGGCCGTGACGCCACCCATCACGGCACTGCGCGATCCGGTTTCAAGATCTTCCTTATGGGTCTGGCCCGGCTCGCGGAAATGCACCTGCGTGTCCATCACGCCGGGCAGGATGTGAAGGCCCTTGCAGTCGATCGTCTCGCCGGCGGAAGCTTGTCCGAGTCCGCCGATCGCGGCGATCCGGCCGTTGGAAATGCCGATGTCGCGGATGCCCTCGCCGTCCTGATTGACCACGGTGCCGGATTTTAGAATGGTATCAAATCGTTGATTCATCGGAGCTTCAAACGTCCTTGGAAGCCCGCTTTAAGGCTATCGCGCGGGCCTTGTTGGGGGCACCTTAGCGCCTTAACTTCGCATGGGGTATCCGTCACCTGCGTTTCCCCAGGAACTTCAAAAGAACGTCAGAAGAGGCCGATTTAGCTTATGAAAGCAGCGTTTCTTCCGGACCGGGGCGTGGTCAAGGTCAGCGGCGAGGATGCCCGCAACTTCCTCAATGGCCTCGTCACCACAGACATCACGCTGCTCGAGCCCGGCCTTGGCCGGTTCGGCGCGCTCTTGACGCCGCAGGGCAAGATCACGGCCGACTTCCTGATCACCGAAGCCCCGGCCGGCCATAGCGGCGGCTTCCTGATCGATGCGCCCCGCGCGCTGGCGCAGAACCTCGCCGACAAGCTCGGCTTCTACAAGCTGCGCGCCAAGGTCGCGGTCGAAAACATCTCCGACAGCATGGGCGTGCTGGCGGTGTGGGACGGCGAGCCGGCCGTGAAGCCCGATCTGGCTTTTGCCGACCCGCGGCTCGAGGCGCTGGGCTGGCGCATTCTCGTATCAGAAGATCTCAAGCAGAAGGTGGCCGATCTGATCGGCGCCGATCTCGTCGATAGCGACGCCTACGAGGCCCATCGCATCGCTTCGGGCGTGCCGCGCGGCGGGCTCGATTTCATGTACAGCGACGCGTTTCCGCACGAGACCAATATGGACCGCCTGCACGGCGTCGATTTCGACAAGGGCTGCTATGTCGGGCAGGAAGTGGTGTCGCGGATGCAGCATCGCGGCACCGCGCGCACGCGGATCGTGCGGGTCACTCTGGAAGACTTTTCGCCGGAAGCCGGGCTCCCTGTTCTCGCCGGCGACAAGCCGGTCGGCACCATGGGTTCGACTGCCGAAGGCAAGGGTCTTGCGCTGCTCCGAACCGATCGCGTCGCCGATGCGCTAGAGGCCGGCCTGGCGTTGACGGCCGGCGGCCTTGCGATCCGGCTGACCGACCCGAATGACGTTCGCACCCCACCGAAGCAGACCGTCGCATGAGCAAATCTGCGCGCCTGCACCCCGACGGCAAAACACGGTGCCCGTGGCCCGGTGAAGACCCGTTCTACATGGCCTATCACGACACCGAGTGGGGCGTGCCGGAGTACGACGACCGGGCGCTCTATGAAAAGCTGATCCTCGACGGCTTCCAGGCCGGACTGTCGTGGATCACGATTCTGCGCAAGCGCGAAAA
This genomic window contains:
- a CDS encoding GNAT family acetyltransferase, translating into MSEPKPVPPLAIAPIADADVPDVIALWQACGLTRPWNDPAADIAMSRREPNSAVLIGREGDAIVATVMLGHDGHRGWVYYVAVDPDHRKKGYGHTIMTAAETWLRAAGVAKLQLLVRRENAKAGAFYQSIGYAEAQTIVFAKWLDGREPTP
- a CDS encoding HAD family hydrolase, encoding MDAIYFDLDGTLTDPKPGITRSIQYALQRLDHPTMPTEDELTWCIGPPLRASFVRLLGGDHTADRAVALYRERFSDVGLYENGVYDGIGDVLTTLCASGHRLFVATSKPHVFAKRIIDHFGLRDHFERVFGSELDGTRVDKSHLLEYALKEASVDPAKTLMIGDRSHDMVGAKNNGMKGIGVLYGYGSRDELLEAGAHHVCATPGAILGCIT
- a CDS encoding TIGR02301 family protein; translated protein: MLKHALAALILISACHVAPVRAQDAAAPFDGDLQRLAEILGTLHYLRGICGSNEGAKWRNEMQALIDAETPSGDRRARMIAGFNRGYNGFQQTYRTCTPAASVAIRRYIEEGSKISRDLTARYAN
- a CDS encoding NUDIX domain-containing protein: MTVSDRVRVKNVEILSDDYYLLKKTTFEYRRANGEWQTQARETYDRGNCATVLPYNLAQRTVILVRQFRYPAYVNGYDDLLIEAAAGVLDGEAPEVRIRAEAEEETGYRLGDIRKIFEAFTSPGSVTEKLYFFVAEYDPSMRIGNGGGLADEGEDIEVLELPIDQALAMIADGRIVDAKTIMLLQYAALNIFR
- the ygfZ gene encoding CAF17-like 4Fe-4S cluster assembly/insertion protein YgfZ, translated to MKAAFLPDRGVVKVSGEDARNFLNGLVTTDITLLEPGLGRFGALLTPQGKITADFLITEAPAGHSGGFLIDAPRALAQNLADKLGFYKLRAKVAVENISDSMGVLAVWDGEPAVKPDLAFADPRLEALGWRILVSEDLKQKVADLIGADLVDSDAYEAHRIASGVPRGGLDFMYSDAFPHETNMDRLHGVDFDKGCYVGQEVVSRMQHRGTARTRIVRVTLEDFSPEAGLPVLAGDKPVGTMGSTAEGKGLALLRTDRVADALEAGLALTAGGLAIRLTDPNDVRTPPKQTVA
- a CDS encoding NUDIX hydrolase → MASPVQPTHPQLAVSGAIFRDGKVLLVRRARSPAKGFYSFPGGRVEFGESLHTALHREVDEETGLRIEILGLAGWREVLPGAGGGGHYLIMSFAARWTAREPVLNDEHDDFKWLAPDGLGDLRVTGGLREVIEAARKLV
- a CDS encoding SOS response-associated peptidase, producing MCGRFVITSPPEALRQIFGYIEQPNFPPRYNIAPTQPVPVVILENGGRHFRLMRWGLVPAWVKDPRKFTLLINARSETVLDKPAFKNAIKRRRCLIPADGYYEWQDAGGRKRPFFIHRRDGRPVSFAALAETWMGPNGEETDGVAIVTAPASRDLAVLHHRVPVTIAPEEFERWLDGRINDADDVMPLLRGPAEGEFAWHEISTRVNRVVNDDAQLLLPITDEERAAEEPKPAKKAALRKATAAPEDDGQGSLF